The window TGTATTAGAAACTCTGGGACCTGCAAGAATGTTGCTTTCAGCTGTTGCTCTTGCTGCCCTGAGTGACAGAAAGGGGCAAGAGCTGCTTCCTTCATTTCACCCAGGTTTTGCAATATTCCACATTTCAATGATCAGTGAACAAAAGGAGGCTGATACTTTCTGCTTGCCAGAATTAAGCCCCACAAGTAACTCTGGGGGGGGAGCATTTGTAAAAGTAGCTGTTAAcagttttggggtctttttCCCAAATGTTAAAAATCTCTAAATAAGTGATACCTGGATAACTTGAAGTTTCTCCACATGTGTTTTTGAAAGCCTTGCCCTGCTCTGGAAGCCATGACAAGCATTGTGCTGCTGAGCTCCCCACAAAGAGCTGCACAGCCTCAGTGCTTGCATTTCAGCTTATTTCAGTAGCAAGTTTCCTCCACTTTAATGACCCATTTTCACATCTTCTTGAATGGATTTTTTGGtacaggtttgttttttgtcctgccctgcacagacagCTTCATCAAGGTTGATATGAGAACCATCTCTTTCGATATTCCTCCCCAGGAGGTGAGTTTGGGTCTGATAAAGCACTGGCAGAATTTTGTGCTCTCTTTTTCCTTGTCCCCTCTCAGGATTGGGTAACATGTTGTTTAAACAGAGATTTGTTGTGCAGCTGCAATGTGTTGTGAAGAAGACACATATCCTTTGGAAATGTCATCCAGTAGAAGGGCACTGAAGGAAAACAAGTGCTGCTGCCCTCTGAGGACCAAATGAGATAATTTAATATGCctgagagctgggagggagggctCTGGAGCAAGGGCTGCTGGGCTTCATACAACATTCCCTAATTGCTTCTGTGAAATCTGGAAGGTTTCCAGATGCAGCAGTGATGTGTCCTGTGCCAATTTATCTAGATGTATGAACCAGCTAAAATATTGGGGTGAGACTGGTACATACATCAAATGCTATTTCTAGCAACTGGAAGGAATGAGGGGTCAGCTCCCTTTGGGGcttctgtgccctgccctgcacaggaacacCATGAAGGAGGTACCACACCTCATGGCATCTGATGCCTTTCAGCTTGAAGgtgcaaaagaacaaaaaaaattaatttctagtCTGTTTTTCCTTCGACCTCTTCACTGTGCAGCAGAGTGTGTGAGAGCATTAACCCAGCTGAGCTCAGGCTGCCAACTCCAGGGGTAACAGAGGAATAGGAACCAACTGGCCCTCTAAGAACTGAGTTAGTGAACAATTGTATCTCGATGGCTACAACTGTATCCCTCATGTATCTGCCGTGTTTTTCAAGCAGAGATGGTTGATGCAGCCTGTCTGGGGCATCTGTTTCCTGTCAGATTTGCTCCTTGGCTTGTTGCACATTGTTAGTTGTGGATTGAGACAAATGGCAGCTGTCCTGGTGCACTCTGAAGGGTAATTGGGAGAAACCTAATCACTGGCAGGCAGAATGTGCCTGCAGCTGCTGATGTGCCATTAGTGAAGCCATCAGTAATCcagtttttcttttgacttGATTAAATTATGCTTATGGATTTAGGTTTGTGTTCTGTAGGTAGAGGCACATTTTTATGTGTTcagaatgatttctgtgtgtgatGCTCATTCTTTAGCTTGTGCTGTTATGGAAAGCCTGCTGAAAGAGGTGGtttgggaaggggcagagcaggTAAGTCTTGAAGGGTGAGTTATTCACACATCCCTCCCTCATCAAATAACATAATAGGAACTGTCTGACATGGAATGAGGACACCCCTTCCCATGTTCCTGCAGCATCCTGCAATTCTTTTTAACTTACCTTTAAAGTGGAATTAATATCAATGCATCTTTCTAGGCTACCCTCTTCCAAACCTTCAAATATACCTGTGCAAGTACATCCTTCACTTAACATCCCAGGGCTTCATTCAGTGTTTCACTTGCCTCAAGCTCAGAGGATGTTCACACCTTGGATCTCCTCTGCAGCTTGTCTAGAAATCACCAGGTCCTCATTTAAGTAGCAAAGGTGGCATTTCCACCAGAAGTACCTCCAAGGACAATGGACTGCTGGATAATAACAGAGCTAATTCTGATTAAATGTGGAAGTAAAGGTGACCCTCATCAGCTGGAACACATCAGGCCACTGGGACAGACAAACCCAATTCTGTACTTCAGTGAAAGCTTCCAGTCTTCTCTGGCTtagctctgggatggctctggttCCCTGAATTCCCTGAGCACAGACCCCCTTCTGCACCAAATGTCTCAGTTTGCACCTCAGCCCACCCTCCCTGTGGCCAGGCTGCCTCTCACACAGCTCTGCTTAAACCTTCACAAAATGCAGCACAGGGACCTACCTGGGGATGATCCATTGCCAGGTCCAGAGTCCCAGGTTAGACCTTCCCAGGTGAAGTTGTGTTTCAGGGTAAagaatttctgccttttttgccttttcctgtCCCTGGTATGACTTGCTGGTATGACTGTGAATTCAAAGAAGTGagataaaaataacattatggCAAAGCTAATGGAATGTATTGTTCACTGAGAAGTGTTCTAATCCCATATTTAGTCTCTGCTTTACAGAGCTGTACTGGAAGGTTCATGAGCACTGGGACACGTTCACATGCAGCAAATGTGCACAAGGACTTTTGTTTTCAAGACAGTGGAAAAACTAATTTACTCTGGAAAAACCTAGAGTTGGTAAAACAAATAGGTAATGATCCTAATAATTAACCTTGTATTTATTGAGTATTCTCTGCTCtccccactgctctgcagaTCCTGACCAAGGACTCGGTGACGGTGAACGTGGACGGGGTGGTTTATTACCGGGTCCAGAACGCCACCCTGGCCGTGGCAAACATCACCAACGCCGACTCTGCCACCCGCCTGCTGGCACAGACCACCCTGAGGAACGTCCTGGGCACCAAGAACCTGTCTGAGATCCTCTCTGACCGGGAGGAGATTGCACAGTGCATGCAGGTACGAGCTGTGGGGATCCGTCAAACGGCTGCGTGAGCAGCAATCCCAGGAAGAACCTACAGGAGAGGATTTATTGTACCTCTAAGGGATAAGCCAAGGTGTGGTTTGGAGCTTTAGGCAAAGCCTTGTTCAAGACCTCTTGGGATGACactctctaaaataaaaatgagggaCTAAAGCAGTAATGGACCAGTGGGAATGAGGGATACAGGAGAGGAGGCCTTCCCTGGATCGTTGTGTCGGTTCTTGCTGTTGATGGAAATTATACCACAGAATTCCTTCAATACATTAATCAAGCTCTGGGCTTTTTTGTGAGCTTACAACAGTTATGCTTTTATAATTATCAAATCATAATACAAGTACTAAAGCCCTTAAAGCCCAAGAATTCTAAGATAACTCATTTGGTTTAATTGGTCATTCTTCACATCTGGGCATTAGTTTGAGTCGGGTGTGTGGCTTAACTTACCTGTCCTGCCTTCTGCAGGCCACGCTTGATGAGGCCACAGATGATTGGGGCATTAAGGTGGAGCGTGTGGAGATCAAGGATGTGAAGCTgcctgtgcagctgcagagggCCATGGCTGCAGAGGCAGAGGCTGCCCGGGAGGCCAGAGCCAAGGTAAGGACaccagcagggaggggctgggtttggtttttacTTCATGAATAACTCCATGTGGTGATGTGGAGGATGAAGGTGCTCAGCCAGATTgtgttaaatattaattttgatgCTTAATTACTTCATAACttcttaattattatttattctgcTGTTTAAAAGAATACTGTGCCCTTGCAGTAGGACTCTGTAGGAGACTGTGCACTTGCCTGTGCTGACACACACCAGTACCTTCCCTGTTAAAACAGGGCCTTCTCCAACCCAGCTGTCCTTGACAAATACTCAGAAAATGTTTATATCCCAATGCAGAAAGGCCACAATTCTGTCCCTGATGAACTGAGAActtaaaaaaaggagggaatAGAAAGGCATTTCCCCAGTAATAAGCACTCAATTCCTTCTCGCCCTCGTagacacaaaaaaatacagctttaagGAGAAAGTATTCTCAGCTGTCCAGGgggagtgctgctgctcttgagaggcagtgctgaaagaagtacAAAGGTTTTTGAAGGCAGAACAAATACTCCTGTGGCATTCTCGAGACCTGTGCTCAAAGACCCAGCTTTTGTGATCTGGCATTCTCGGGGTGGGAGGAGAccaggagaagggaggaaacCAGGAGTAAGGGCCTGGAGAGCAAACAGGAGCCTGGTGAAACACCCCCCCAGGGCAGGCCGGTGGCAGAGTGCTGGGCAGTGGCTCTGGTCCCActgagggctgtgctgtgtccctgcaggtgaTCGCGGCCGAGGGGGAGATGAACGCGTCCCGCGCCCTCAAGGAGGCCGCCATCGTGATCACCGAGTCCCCTGCGGCGCTGCAGCTGCGCTACCTGCAGACCCTGACCACCATCGCCGCCGAGAAGAACTCCACCATCGTCTTCCCCCTGCCCATCAACAtcctgcagggcctcctgcGCCTCAAGGAGTAGGTGGGGTGGGAGCCCCTTTGCAGCACTGCGTTCCTGGGcgctgcagctcctgccagtgTTGGCAGTGTGGGTTTGCTGAGGAACCCCTTTTGTTTTACTAAGTGTGTTATAAAACTTGTGTGTAGTGTTTGTGGATATGGACAATTGCAATTATTTGAAGTTGAAAGCCTCTCAGAAGGAGTACAAGCAGGTTGTGATCCTAAATAAGCTTTATCCAAACCGTCCTGGACGGGGCACCTGTAACCCAAAACCTCCCCTTTTCGAATAGTGTAGAAAAGGAGTTGTGGTAGAGGTGATCCAACATTTGGAAAGAGAATTATTCCCTGTAAGGGAAGTGGAATAGCCCTGGCTGTATTCTCCTGGAGTGTAGCTGTATGTGATGGAGTCAGCAGATTGGTTCTCTGCCTTACACAAGGAAAAGATGCAGGAGTGAGAATACTGTCCTGGGGACTTGTGAAAATCAGGCTCCTGCTCTCTAATCCAGTCCCCATTCATGAGAAATAGTTGTTGGTGGAACTTTCCATCTGTTCTGCCCCCCAGGAACAGCACAAACATGCCGTGGTTATGGATACAACGTGCTTGTGGTCACTGCTGGGCTGGTGTTGTTACAGGGCTGTGTCTGTGTAGGGTTGCGCTGCTTTAAAGCACTGAAAAGGGTCTGCCTTTATCTGTTTCTCttaaaaagagtttttaaaagcCAAAGTACTGCGTTTTATCCAGGTCTAAAGCCTTCTTTCTGTAGAAGTCAGATGTCTGTAACTGGTGGGGCAGGGTAGTGTTTAACAGAGATGCTGCACTGTTGATACACCCGTTGGAACACGGGGGTTTTACCTGgtggtgctgctctgtgcaCACCTGGAGGGGTTGTTGTGTCACTAAGGGCTTACACTTCATCCCAAAGCAGGTGAGCCTCAGCTCACACAACCCTGGCTGGCTGTTAAACTTCATGTTTTGTACCTCTTTAGTAGATGTAATTACAGACTGAAATGAGGAGAATTGGAGTCTGCAGGGGGGGAGGCTCTTCAGGCTGCCACCAGCACTGAGTCTGGCACCTTGAACTTCTGGGAGGTGACAACGAGACCAAAAAGCCAAGATCAGTGCTGTAAGTGCCCTTCTCACACTGGGCAGCATAAACCTCACAGCTTGGGGTTTATCCCCTTTCTGCTACGCTCAGTTCTGTGTTTACAGGGGTTTTAGTACAGGCAGGGCCTGTTCAGCTGTGCCTTTGTCCCTGGCAGCAGATGCCCAAGTGCTGGTGCTTTCCTGCCTGTTTGCTGTaaagctttccttttcctctgcagcACCAAAGCAATACACTCCTCTGTCAGTGCAGCACTTCATGTAAGCTGAGCTTAACTTctgggtgggaggggggagaatCAGTTACCAAAGCTGGGTTGAtcagcactgctgtgctcagAGGGGGTCCTTTGGGAACACGGTGACTCTGTAActcctgctggtgctgctgcaggtgaatTGTTGCCCCTGTGAATTGTTGTTGACACCACGAGATGCTTTTTGCTCTCCTCTGAATAAAAGATGTGCTGTTTACTAACGAGTGACTGTCTGTAAGAGTTGAACACTGTTAATTTATCGGGGTCTTAAATGCTCATAATTCTGgtgaggggaaagaaaacagtccCAAACCTccaaaaataattgctttagTGAGAAGTCCATGTGCAAAAGATGGCACAAAGAAGGTTTTGGGTTCTAAGGTATGTTCCTTTCAAGCAGGTTCAAAGGTGGGATTTATAGGTgctatttaatgttttcttcttcataaCAACCCCCACCATTTCTGTTCTTCCCATATTTCACACAAGCTTTATTGTATTAAATATAATCAAAGCAAGGAGGAGGGTCAATGACTGGTCGTGATTGTTTTCGGAAATTATTGCACAACTACTTGGCTATTTAACATCGTTCCCTCGTTAATGTGCATCCTGGAGGAAGGAGCTCCTGGAGACACTGAAGGCACTGGACTGGCTCTGTGTCAAACCTGTTCTCAGACATGCACGTCTGCCATCGCTCTCTGCAGGGGATCCACAGCCCAGTAATcgtcctcccagcccaggaacCAGCCGGAGAAGGTGGGGGGCTCGAAGCCCTGTTTGATGATGGTCACGGGGGTCCTCTTGTCGCGGTTGGAGGGGTCGGTGTCGATGTAGCgcttggctggggaggagggaaccTCACTGAGTGAATCGGGGCTGAATGGCCGCTCCACTTAACCAACCAACCCCCAGAAGTTTTCACCCTGTGGCCTGTAGGATGTGGATGGCCTGCCTCACGAGCAGActgtgggaaagggagaaggggatAGTTCAGAGAGGAAAATGTGACATTACCAGATTTCAGTGCCtcagtcttttcttcttcttgggCATCTTGCCCAATCCATACAAAgacctaaagaaaaaaaaatgcatattaattatttcagtgaCACTCTCTGAAGGGGTGATTTAGACAAAGTCTCAGTGACCAGAGGGTGACACAGACCCGAACATCCCTGTGTCGGGTGTGCCTGGGGTGTTGATCCAGTGAGACCAAAGATCACTTGATCTAAGAAGCTTTTTGCCTGCATTTTATCTACAGAAATTGTAGATCTGTGAATGAATTCTACACTAGTTTAACACCAGGGGAAAGCAGCAGATGTTTGAACATTTTTACATAAAACATTAAAACTCAGTAAGTTGCCTTGTGGCTGATTTAAGCACAGTCTGTTatacagcagcactgctggctgtTGTAATTCGGGTCTTGATCTAGAGCCACTCTGTTCTTTGCTCCCCTTGTCACCCTGGAAACGTGAGGTACCTGATCCCACGTGTCAAGGAGCATCACATCATCTGTAGCCAGGTCATCCTGAGTCAGATCTCCAGGGACTTCTTCAATCTGGAAAACAGAGGGTTAAGGTGAGCACAGGCTTCAAGCACCACTTTACCTGTACAGGAGAAATAGCACAAAGGAAGAGCAGGGGTGACACTGATGGTGGGTGGCTCAGAGCAGCTGGGACTGAGGTTCCCccagccttggcaggggggtgtTGAAGTAACTGATGTCAGGGACTCACCGTGAAGCGCCCGCTCTTGTTGGAGCAGGCGAAGAGCCGAGGGGGGTGGGTGTCCATCTTCTTGTCCTTGAGCCGGGGCGAGGTGCGGTACGGGGCCTTCCCACCCAGGGCTGCCCAGAAATTGTCTGCAAGAGAGAGGCTGGTGCTTCACTTGTTCATGGAAACCACAGCAGGGTTATTATGGTTTGACTCGGGCTCCCCTGTGACCCCCTCACCTGGCTCTCTGCCCTCAGAGACCTGTACTGGGCGAGCTCCCAGGAtcttcagcagctcctgtgctccCGATTTCTCAGCGTTGCTGGCTCCTTGGCCAACCCACAGGTAGGCAGCAGAGGGAGTCTTCAGGACAAAGGCATCGTTGGAGTTCAGCTGACTGGCAGTAGGATCCAGCTGAAAAGAAGGATCATTGCAGGTGTCAGATGAAACCATCCTCTACCCAGAGCCCATTAgttcaaaataaaaccagaaccTATCGTTGAATAACCCACAAACAAGACACTCCTGGGAGCATGTAAGGCTGTAAGATGTGTGTTCCCTGTATCCAGGTGATGAGTTAGACTTGCCACATGGGAAGAGCAAACTACTGTTTCTCTGTGATCTACAGGTGCACAGGACATGTAGTGCCTGCTCTGTCATTTTGCCAGTCTATGGCCACGGCAGGAGATGTAGGAGCTCACTGGGCAGCCCATGGCAGAGCAGTTCCCTGCTGGGACACTGCTCAGTCACTAACACCATCTCCTCCGTGTCAGCAAGTACAGGCCACCTTGAAGCTGGAAACTTGGGAAGTTACTGGAGTCACCTCCCCTGGACCTGTTCACTAGGATTTAATCTCTGTGTTGTTGCACAGGGTTTTGTGTGCATTTTCTTCCAGAGGAGTGGGACTCTGAACCTGTGTCCTGGCACAAGTTCCATGGGAATTTAGCTCTTCCTGCTTTCAGCATTGTTGTCACACAATGGGCTCAGCACAAGTCACAATGGCCCAGTCCTGTTCCATGGGTTCATGTTCCCATCAGGGcctgaccaaacaccaccagaGTTCTTCCCCTTGCACGTACCTCCACAGCTCTGGTGGCTCCGGAGGTGCTGGATCGGACCTGGAAGAGCCGCGTTTCCGCGGGCGCCGTCTGCCCTCCTTCCCTCGAGGTTCCCCCCTTGTAAACAATCAAGGGCTTGCCCCCAAACATGCTCATCAGGTGAGGTGGCTCCTTCCCTTGCACCACTCGtttctggagagaaagaaacatgCTGTCAGTTTGGAGCAGCACGAGAGGTACCAGAAATGGCCTTTGCAGCTGGAATATTCACACAGCACCCAGCTGGGGGCAGGGCTGCAATATAGGTATTATTCATTCCCACAGAGTTGGGGTTTGGTTTCTGCTGGGTTGTGTTTGTTCCTTTACCTGCACAGGGCTGCCTCCCAGCTCCTCATCCAGCTGCACCGTGAGGAAGGCAGAGGTTGCAATCTCATCCTGTGTGGAGtcagctccctgcctgggagACAAGGCCAAATTCCAGCTTTATTTTCAGCCCttccag is drawn from Pseudopipra pipra isolate bDixPip1 chromosome 20, bDixPip1.hap1, whole genome shotgun sequence and contains these coding sequences:
- the STOM gene encoding stomatin yields the protein MAAPPSPQGPSPVPQGRWRPLAAGRGRQRAAPPRALGRGGRAAAALREPRESGGGSGRARRARRRLRGTAEGAPGTRRGGSENTPRGSRVHAAAMADSEAGFPHKTRRPADDGDGLGLCGWILVITSLVFTVLTFPISIWMCIKIIKEYERAIIFRLGRILKGGAKGPGLFFVLPCTDSFIKVDMRTISFDIPPQEILTKDSVTVNVDGVVYYRVQNATLAVANITNADSATRLLAQTTLRNVLGTKNLSEILSDREEIAQCMQATLDEATDDWGIKVERVEIKDVKLPVQLQRAMAAEAEAAREARAKVIAAEGEMNASRALKEAAIVITESPAALQLRYLQTLTTIAAEKNSTIVFPLPINILQGLLRLKE